Genomic DNA from Dehalococcoidia bacterium:
TGAGGATCTGTGGCCTTTCAACGAGGAACCGGTTGCCAGGGCGGTGTTCTCCAGTCGCGTACCAGTCGTGAGTGCGGTGGGACATGAGACTGACTTCACCGTGTGCGACCTGGTGGCCGACGTCCGGGCGCCAACCCCGTCGGCGGCGGCGGAGATGGTCGTGCCAGACAGGATGGAGCTGCTGCATAGGTTGTCGGCGTCAGTCCACCGGGTCGAGAGCTCGGTGACTCAGCAGGTGGATGCCGCGACAGGTGACGTAGGGCAGTTCTGGGCTAGGCTCGGACGTGCGGTACCGGAGGTTGACCAGCTCAGGCTCAGGGTCGATGACCAGCTCGACTCGGCAAGGACCATGCTGATTCACAGGGTCGAGCTGTTGAGTGGTCAAGTCGACAGGCTACAAACTGCACTGCGAACCCTGTCTCCTCAGGACACCTTGCGACGCGGTTACTCGATTGTTGTTGATCGAGAAAGTGGGAATGTGGTGACCGCAGCGAGCGAAACCCGGCCCGGCAGTTCACTGGACATTACCCTCAATGAGGGTACAATTGCGGCAAAAGTGGAGGAAGTATCGACCGGTCCTGTAGAACCCTAGCCTCCGCAGGAGAAGATGATGGTCTATTCCACTGACATATACCCAGTCCAGTTCAGCGTTGAGTACCCGGAAGAGGGCAGCAACAGGCTCACCGCACTCGTCCGAATCATCCTGGCGATACCCATATTTATCATCATCGGGCTTATATCAGGATCATTCGTAAATGCCGGTGACTCCGACTCGGCCTGGAACTCGGGCGAAACCAGTGTGTTACTGGCTGGTTTGGGACTGTCCTTGGCCACAATGCTGATGATTGTGTTTCGAGGAAAGTACCCGCGCTGGTGGTTCGATTGGAATCTGGAGGTCAGTCGCTTCTCTGCCAGGGTGGGCGCATACCTCTTCCTGCTCCGGGATGAGTATCCGTCAACGGATGAACAGCAGTCTGTCACGCTGGAGATCGCCTATCCCGATGTTCAGGGCCAGCTCAACCGGTTCCTGCCTCTTGTTAAGTGGCTGCTTGCGATTCCGCACTACATAGTCCTGACAGTACTCGGGATCGTCGCGCTTGTCGTCGTGTTCCTGGCCTGGATTGCCATCCTGGTTACTGGCCGCTATCCAGTGTGGATGTTCAACTACATAGTGGGACTGTTCCGCTGGGGCATTCGAGTGGGAGCCTACGCGTTCCTGCTGACGACAGACCGATATCCGCCGTTCAGGTTCAGTGAGTGATGTCTACAGAGGATTGCATGTCGACTGACGAAACCAACATTGAAACCAAGGCAATTGAGGACCTCTCCTTCGAAGAGGCGTTGGAACAACTGGATGAAACGGTGGATGCACTGGAGTCGGGCTCCCTCACCCTGGCGCAGTCGATGTCGATGTACGAGCGGGGTATGAAACTGGCGCGAGTCTGCAACGAAATGTTGACGTCGGCCGAGATGAAGATCACGCGAATCCGTACAGCATATGGCGAGCAGATGCGGATGGTTGACGGCGACGAGGGAATGGACGTCGGAGACTAATGCTTAAGGCCGACTTCCACATGCACACTCACTACTCTTATGACTCGGACATGAGTCCAGAGACATTGGTGGCGCGGTGCCTCAAGGTCGGGCTGAACTGCATAGCAGTTACAGACCACAACACCACAGAGGGTGCGTTTGTGGTACGCGACATCGCGCCTTTTACGGTAATCATAGGAGAAGAAGTGGGGACAGCTGAGGGGGAGGTCACCGGCCTGTTTCTGCAAGAGACGATTCCCCGAGGATTGACGCCACTTGAAACAGCCAAGAGGATAAAAGACCAGGGTGGACTGGTTAGTCTCCCCCACCCGTTCGACAGGTTCAGAGGTGAGGTGATAACACGGAGCGGCATAGAAGACGTGCTGCCCCATGTCGACATAGTGGAGGTCTTCAACTCACGAAACAACATGGACGCCGATAACCGGAAAGCCCACGAGTTCGCTCAGGAGCACGGTCTTCTGACTTCAGGCGTCAGCGACTCTCACACTCCCATTGAACTTGGGAGGACCTATGTAATCATGCCAGAGTTCGATGGCACACCTGAAGGATTCAAGGAGGCGCTTGCCCAGGGGACCATACATGGCAGGAAGATGTCGCCACTGATTCACGCCGTGACCTCGCTCACAAAGATCAAGAAGCGGCTGTTTGGAAGGCGCTAACGTGGCTGACCAACGTGAGTTCCTGACATACGTCAACGGGCAGGTCATGCCGTATTCCCAGGCCCTGCCGGAGTTACAGCGGATCAATGTGAGATCGGCTGGAGGCTACTACGATTCGGCACGCACTTTTGGCGGAAGACCGTTTCAACTGCGCAGGCACCTCGAGAGGCTGTTCAGCGGGCTGAGATACTCCAACATAGACCCGGGCATTACGATCGACGACATGGAAAAGACCTCGCGGGGAATTGTGGAGGCGAACTTCACCCTGATGGAGGGCGGACTTGGCGACATGGTGGTCACACAGACGATCACTGTGACACGCCCAATCGCTGCTGACGACCTCCCGAGTGTCGATATTGCCATCTATTGCACGCCACTAGAGTTCAGCGGATTCGCGCGTAGCTACGTTGAGGGCGTCAGGCTCTACACTCCGATCAGCTACCCAAAGCCACAGGAAGCAGCCGGTGACGGCAAGAGTGGGAGCACTCAGACTCTGGCGTTGATGGTCAATGAAGGCGGCTTCATTACGGAGTGTCAGGGTGCGAACTTCATGTTCGTGGCAGATGGCAGGATCAAGCTGCCTGACCGAAGGAACGTTCTTCCCGGTGTCAGTATGCACACCGTCCTGGAGCTTGCGAGTGTCCTGAACATCGACGTTGACGAGGGGCTGTACAGTCCTTCGCAAATTTATGGCGCTGACGAGGCGTTCGTTTCCAGTACCCGCTACTGCATGCTTCCAGTCGCGACGCTAAATGGATACCAGTTCGGGCAGTCGACTCCCGGCAGCGTCACCAGCGGACTGATGGCAGCGTGGAAGGAAATGGTCGGTATAGACTTCGTCCAGCAGGCGCTGGACTCGATATCGGGTAACCATTGAGCAGGAGAAGCCCACCGACGACCTAAAATCATCTGGGAGGACCGACGATGCTGCCACATGAGTTTGACGTAACGGGCAAGACCGTAATCATCACGGGTGCGGCACGAGGTATAGGTAAAGGCATCGCCAGGGTCCTGGCTCACTCGGGTGCACGTGTAATGGTCACTGCGCTCACAGACAGGTACCTGCAACCCTTTTCGGAGGGGATGAAGATTGCAGGTTATCCGATCCTTACGATGACGGCTGACGCAACAGACACCGACGACTGGCAGCGGACGGTAGACTATGCGCTATCTGAGTGGGGCCACATAGACGTGCTGATCAACAACCTGGGGGACGCGATACGAAAGCCGCTAATTCCCTCCCCGGGATCAGACGGCACGGCCATCAGCGACGATGAATACAGGTTCGTGCTGGACATCAACCTGACTGAAGCGTTCAAGGGCTGCCGTGCGGTGGGCCCACACATGATCGAGAGGGGCAGAGGTCGGATCATAAACATCAGCGGGTTCGCGGCCAGGAAGGGTTCGCCGGAGATGCTGGTGTACTCGACAGCCAAGGCCGGCCTCGCTCGACTTACCCAAACCCTGTCACTGGAGTGGGCGCCTTACGGCGTAACGGTTAACTGCATAGCCCCCGGAATCTTCCCTGATCCCGAGACTGGTGACCCTGAACAGGTCGCGAGGTCACGAGAGAACGCCAGGGACACGGTTCCTCTGGGCCGCGCGGGTGATCTGCGGGAAGTGGGCTTCCTAGCGCTGTTCCTCGTGTCAGATGCCTCCGCGTACATGACCGGGGAGACGCTGTACCTCGACGGCGGGCTGAGTCACGCCTAATAGAGGCGCACTCGCTACACTGCCATCACGCCGTTTTCGAGCGATCCGATGCCCTCTATTGTGATGGTGACTACGTCCCCCTCGTGCAATGTGAACTCAGGCGGCGGGACAATTGCCGTACCGGTGAGAACGGTTGTCAGGTCTGGCACAAGGTTATGGCGTTGAACCCAGTCTGCCAACTCCTCGCAGGTCCGCCCCATCAGGGATGTCGAAGTCTGGTCAGTCCAGACCTCCTGACCGTCACGGATGATGGAGCAGGAGATGTCGAGGTTCATCGGATCCAGGTCTTCAGCAGTCACAAAGCAGGGGCCAATCGCGCAGCACCTATCGAACACCTTGGCCTGCGGGAGGTAGAGAGGGTTCTCGCCCTCAATCGACCTGCTGCTCATGTCGTTCCCGATCGTGTAACCGACGATTTCGCCCCTGTACAGAACGAATGCCAGCTCGGGTTCAGGAACGCTCCACTCTGAGTCTGATCTGATTCCAACGTCCTCGA
This window encodes:
- a CDS encoding DUF4389 domain-containing protein translates to MVYSTDIYPVQFSVEYPEEGSNRLTALVRIILAIPIFIIIGLISGSFVNAGDSDSAWNSGETSVLLAGLGLSLATMLMIVFRGKYPRWWFDWNLEVSRFSARVGAYLFLLRDEYPSTDEQQSVTLEIAYPDVQGQLNRFLPLVKWLLAIPHYIVLTVLGIVALVVVFLAWIAILVTGRYPVWMFNYIVGLFRWGIRVGAYAFLLTTDRYPPFRFSE
- a CDS encoding exodeoxyribonuclease VII small subunit, with amino-acid sequence MSTDETNIETKAIEDLSFEEALEQLDETVDALESGSLTLAQSMSMYERGMKLARVCNEMLTSAEMKITRIRTAYGEQMRMVDGDEGMDVGD
- a CDS encoding PHP domain-containing protein — translated: MLKADFHMHTHYSYDSDMSPETLVARCLKVGLNCIAVTDHNTTEGAFVVRDIAPFTVIIGEEVGTAEGEVTGLFLQETIPRGLTPLETAKRIKDQGGLVSLPHPFDRFRGEVITRSGIEDVLPHVDIVEVFNSRNNMDADNRKAHEFAQEHGLLTSGVSDSHTPIELGRTYVIMPEFDGTPEGFKEALAQGTIHGRKMSPLIHAVTSLTKIKKRLFGRR
- a CDS encoding aminotransferase class IV; the protein is MADQREFLTYVNGQVMPYSQALPELQRINVRSAGGYYDSARTFGGRPFQLRRHLERLFSGLRYSNIDPGITIDDMEKTSRGIVEANFTLMEGGLGDMVVTQTITVTRPIAADDLPSVDIAIYCTPLEFSGFARSYVEGVRLYTPISYPKPQEAAGDGKSGSTQTLALMVNEGGFITECQGANFMFVADGRIKLPDRRNVLPGVSMHTVLELASVLNIDVDEGLYSPSQIYGADEAFVSSTRYCMLPVATLNGYQFGQSTPGSVTSGLMAAWKEMVGIDFVQQALDSISGNH
- a CDS encoding SDR family oxidoreductase codes for the protein MLPHEFDVTGKTVIITGAARGIGKGIARVLAHSGARVMVTALTDRYLQPFSEGMKIAGYPILTMTADATDTDDWQRTVDYALSEWGHIDVLINNLGDAIRKPLIPSPGSDGTAISDDEYRFVLDINLTEAFKGCRAVGPHMIERGRGRIINISGFAARKGSPEMLVYSTAKAGLARLTQTLSLEWAPYGVTVNCIAPGIFPDPETGDPEQVARSRENARDTVPLGRAGDLREVGFLALFLVSDASAYMTGETLYLDGGLSHA
- a CDS encoding fumarylacetoacetate hydrolase family protein, producing LSGSSVDEIAQLILETGDADRFDLGEVMDRSREGDGYYRLDRPFEPPEVWAAGVTYKTSEMERQRESDTPDVYAKVFTADRPEVFLKATPDRCVGPFEDVGIRSDSEWSVPEPELAFVLYRGEIVGYTIGNDMSSRSIEGENPLYLPQAKVFDRCCAIGPCFVTAEDLDPMNLDISCSIIRDGQEVWTDQTSTSLMGRTCEELADWVQRHNLVPDLTTVLTGTAIVPPPEFTLHEGDVVTITIEGIGSLENGVMAV